Proteins from a genomic interval of Capsicum annuum cultivar UCD-10X-F1 chromosome 4, UCD10Xv1.1, whole genome shotgun sequence:
- the LOC107867658 gene encoding tubby-like F-box protein 8 — protein MSFRSIARDIRDSIGSLSRRSFEVRLSSHNRGKSQSAVHELHDQTIVIQSSCWAGLPPELLRDVIKRLEASESTWPARKHVVSCAAVCRSWREMCKEIVQRPEFSGKLTFPISLKQPGFRDGTIQCFIRRDKAKLTYQLFLCLSPALLVENGKFLLSAKRNRRTTCTEYIISMSPDNISRSNSSYIGKLRSNFLGTKFIIYDTQPPYNSSSIPPPGGSRRFYSKKVSPKVPTGSYNIAQVSYELNVLGTRGPRRMNCVMHSIPVSALEPGGTVPGQPELLPPNLEDSFRSMSFSKSIDASTEFSSARFSDIGGPSEVDEGKSRFLVLRNKAPRWHEQLQCWCLNFRGRVTVASVKNFQLIAATQHAAGAPTPAQPAQSSSSDQDKIILQFGKVGKDMFTMDYRYPLSAFQAFAICLSSFDTKLACE, from the exons ATGTCTTTTCGCAGTATAGCTCGTGATATTAGGGATAGTATTGGAAGCTTATCTAGGCGGAGTTTCGAGGTTAGGCTGTCCAGTCATAACAGAGGGAAGTCACAGAGTGCTGTCCATGAATTACATGACCAGACTATAGTCATTCAAAGCAGTTGTTGGGCAGGCCTCCCACCAGAGTTACTTCGTGATGTAATTAAAAGATTGGAAGCAAGTGAGAGTACGTGGCCTGCTCGTAAACATGTTGTATCTTGTGCAGCTGTTTGCCGCTCATGGAGGGAGATGTGCAAAGAAATTGTTCAGCGGCCGGAGTTCTCTGGAAAGCTGACCTTTCCCATCTCTCTTAAGCAG CCTGGGTTTCGCGATGGAACCATCCAATGCTTCATCCGGAGGGACAAAGCTAAATTAACCTATCAACTTTTCCTTTGCCTTAGCCCTG CCTTGCTTGTGGAAAATGGCAAGTTTCTTCTTTCTGCAAAGCGTAATCGGAGAACCACGTGTACAGAGTACATCATCTCTATGAGTCCAGATAACATATCAAGGTCAAACAGCTCTTACATTGGAAAACTGAG GTCAAATTTTCTGGGCACGAAGTTCATAATTTATGATACCCAGCCACCATACAACAGTTCTAGTATCCCTCCACCTGGTGGAAGCCGGAGATTctattccaagaaagtttctcccAAAGTCCCTACGGGAAGCTACAACATTGCACAGGTATCCTACGAACTGAATGTACTCGGAACCAGGGGGCCTCGCAGGATGAATTGTGTCATGCACTCAATCCCTGTCTCGGCCCTTGAACCCGGGGGCACAGTCCCAGGCCAACCTGAACTTCTCCCTCCCAATCTCGAGGACTCATTTAGGAGCATGTCCTTCTCCAAATCAATTGATGCTTCAACAGAATTCAGCAGTGCTCGGTTTTCAGATATTGGGGGTCCAAGTGAAGTAGATGAAGGGAAGAGTAGATTTTTGGTACTTCGAAACAAGGCGCCTAGATGGCATGAACAGCTGCAGTGTTGGTGTCTGAATTTCAGAGGGAGGGTAACTGTCGCTTCTGTCAAGAATTTCCAGTTGATTGCTGCTACACAGCATGCAGCAGGTGCGCCAACACCAGCACAACCAGCTCAGTCATCATCATCAGATCAAGACAAGATTATCTTGCAGTTTGGTAAGGTTGGCAAAGATATGTTTACAATGGATTATCGGTATCCTTTATCTGCCTTTCAGGCTTTCGCCATCTGTTTGAGCAGCTTCGACACAAAGTTGGCATGTGAATAG